Part of the Kordiimonas pumila genome is shown below.
CCGATGCAACGGGCGAGTTTTTATTCTCGCTGTTTGCAGTGATTGGTATTTCCCTAACCCTTAGCTGGATTTTGGCCATAACGGTAACGCCGCTGATGGGGCATTATCTCTTAAAGCCGCAGGTTGGTGACGCCACTATGTATAGTGGGCGTTTTTACGGTGTATATCGCCGGTTCTTACAGCGCGCTCTAAAGGCCAGCGGCCTAACCGTGGTTGTGCTTGTTGTTCTGACCGGGCTTTCTTTTTATGGGTTTGGCTTTGTGAAACAGGCGTTTTTCCCATCTTCAAACACGCCAATGTTCTATGTAAACTATCTGCTGCCGCAAGGGGTTGATATTAACGCCACCAAACGCGACGCTGAAGAGATTGAAAAAATCATTCTGGGTAAAGAAGGTGTTGAATCTGTTGCCACCTTTGTGGGGCGCGGTGCAACACGCTTTATGCTGACCTACCAGCCCGAGCAGCCCAATTCAGCTTACACCCAGTTTATTGTAACGATGACTGATCGCAAGCTGATCGACCCGCTGGCGGCTGACCTTCGCCGTATTATCAGTGAACAGTATCCAAGCGCTGAAGTGCGGACAGACCGTTTGGTATTTGGCCCCGGCGGTGGTGCCAAGATAGAAGCGCGTTTTTCTGGGGAAGATTCAGAAGAACTACGCCGGCTGGCCCAAAAAGCAATGGATGTTATGCATGGCTCCAGTTCGGTCATTGATATTCGGCAGGATTGGCGCCAGAAAGAGCTCACCATTACGCCGCGTGTATCTTCGGCGCGTACCTTGCAGGCTGGTGTTAGCCGTACGGATGTAGCAGAAACACTTGCGTTTGCCACCACGGGTGTCCGCGCTGGCACATACCGTGAGGGCGACAGGCTGATCCCGATTGTCGCCCGCCCGCCGGTTGATGAACGGCTCAATGCAAACCGCCTGCGCGAGCGGCTGGTGTGGAGTGCTACATCGCAGGTCTATGTACCCATAACACAGGTTGTCACCAGTTTTGATACAGTGCCGGAGGAAGTGCTGGTTCGCCGCCTGAACCGGGCGCGCACCCTAACGGTGCAGGCCAACCCGGCAGACGGCCTTACCACGCCGCAGGGCCTTGAAGGTATTAAAGCCAGCGTGGAGGCAATCCCTCTGAAGCCCGGCTATCATCTGGAGTGGGGCGGCGAGTATGAAAGCTCACGCGATGCACAAGCATCCCTTGGTTCACAGCTACCCTTAACCATGGTGATCATGCTGGTTATCTCTGTTCTGCTGTTCGGGCGGGTTAAGCAGCCGCTTATCATCTGGCTTGTGGTGCCTATGGCGCTGGTCGGTGTTGCCGCTGGTCTGCTTATATCAGGCTTGCCGTTCAGTTTTACAGCGCTTTTGGGGCTTCTGAGCCTGTCTGGCATGTTGATGAAAAACGCTATTGTTCTTGTTGATGAAATTGATATGCAGATCAGCGAAGATATTACCCCGGGTGATGCAATTGTGGAAGCCAGTGTTAGCAGGCTTCGCCCTGTGTTTCTAGCAGCCGCTACCACAATTCTGGGCATGTTACCGCTTTTGGGTGATGCGTTTTTTGCCAGTATGGCGGTTACCATTATGGGCGGGCTGGCCTTTGCAACCGTGCTCACAATGGTGGCTGTGCCTGTGCTCTATAAGCTGATATTTGGTATTAAATAAGCACTGCAGCCTGAAGCAGGGCTGCAGTGTTAATTCAGCTTGTGTTCAGCTTGTGTTGGCTATGGTCTCTGTAACGCTTGGTCTATATAAGACAAGAAACAGTGAAGGGACCGTATTATGACACGATATAACAGAGATCACAAAGTGTGGCACAGCCTGCTGGTTGCGGGCGTTATGGTTGCCGGGCTTTCCGGTAGCCTTTATGCAGACGAAACACCCACGCCGCCAGAGCCAACAAAGCTTGATAAGGCGCTTGATGGCTATACCCGCACGGGCGAGATGAAACGCTGCCTTAGCCCTTCCCGCATACGTCAAACACGGGTGGTGGACGATAATAATATTATCTTTGAAGTTTCAGGCCGCGAGAAATATCTAAACACGCTACCGCACAAATGCAGTTCACTGGGCTTTCATGAGGCTATTGCTTACGAAGTGCGCGGTGGTTTCCTGTGCTCTGGCGATATTTTCCGAGTGATAGATTCAACGCCTATTCCCGGCCCGTCTTGTCAGTTTGGTCAGTATGAAAAGCTGGAAAAGACAGTGGCTGATGCGGGTGACGGTGCTACAGCCCCTGATTCTGCACAGGATGCAGAATAACCCTGTATCACTATGGCTATTATAGTGGGGGTGGGGTGCTTTGAAGGTCGGGTAATATTTACCCGGCCTTCTTTTGTAGGATTAGATTATCAGCTTAGAAGGTCAGCGCGAAATTAAAGCTCACCGCATGGCCTGTCAGATCATCAAGTTTTTCGTGGGCATAATGGATCTGCGCTGTGGCACCGTCGCCGAAGATGCTGAAAGCGCCGCCCATTTGTTCAACCGTTTCAGACATTTGGTCAATCTCAAGCGCGAACTTGGTATCGCCCGCCACAAAAATTGATTCAAGCGCGTCGGGGTCAGAGCCGCTGATGGCCTTGGTGTAGCTATAAAATATTTCAGGCCGAATAATACTGGTGTTATAGCGCGATTTTTCCCATTTGAAATCGTACCCAAGGGAAGCGCCGAATGTACCTTCTGTCCGGCTAAAGCTGCGTTTGCCCACTTCAAGGTTGGCACTGCTGCCACCTTCTTCGGTGTAGCCGCCTTCGCTATAGCTTTGCATGGAAATACGGCCATAAGGCTTTAAGAACATGCCGCCAAGATGAAGCTCGTACCCGGCCTCTGCTGTTGCTGCAAGGTTCCAGCCGCTTGCCGTGCTTTCCACCAGGCGGTCAAGGTCGCCGAAGGTTAGGGTACGTTCACGTTCTATGCTTGTGTACTGGCCAACAACCTGAGCACCCAGATAAAAATCACCCGCCCGGCCCAAGCCGTAGGCCGAAATAAACGGCGCAAAAGACGAGAACTGGCTATCAACAGGTTTCACGCCGTTCACCCCGTTTAGGGTAAAGCCGGTGCTAACACCCACAGCGATATTTTTAGAGACTGGGGCATCATAGCCAAAGGTAACCCCAACAGACAAAAGCTTGCCGTCAAGCTGGCTTTGACCAGCGCTAAGCTTGCCGTAATTGGTTACTTCGCGTGCCCAGCCACCGCCAACAAACTTTTCTGCTACCATAAAGTCGGTCAGCCGGTCAGCAAGGTGGCCCTCGAACTGGCGTTTGCTGGCAAGCGCCACATTAAAGCTCGCGTTGGTTACATCGGGCAGCATGGATGAAAGGGCATCTTCAACACCGCCTTTGGTGGTGAGGCCTGCTAGGTTGCGTTCCAGTTCAGCGTCCAGATCAACAGATGTGCTGATCATATTGTCGTATAGGGCTGTAAGCGGCGCGGAAACCGCAAGTTCAGCCGCAGATTTTGCCCGGATGTCCAACGTAACCGTGCTGGTGGTTGCCCCGTCGATCTCGCCCAGCGTTATATCAAAAAGATAGGGTGTATCAACAAGTGCAAGAGTTGCGCTTGCGTCTGCAAAGCTGATATTACCCGCTGTGATCAGGTCAAATGACTGTTCGCCAACCGCAAAGTTTTGCAAAACAGGGGTGATGTTCACGCTAGAGCTTGCAGACAAGGTGTTGTCTACAACAATAGCACCCGCCAACTGGCTTCTGGGGTTTACGGCAAACACAAGGTTTGTGTTGCCGGTGAAGGTGGCATTGCTCACATGCAGCGTGTCTGTTTGGCCGAGGGCCAGGTCAGAATCGTTTACGGTGAGGTCAAGCGAGCCGCCAAAATCAAGCGAACCAAAGAAAGAGGCATCGTTTTTCAGCACCAGCTTGTCACTGCCGGTGTTGAAGAAAATATCACCGTCTAGCGTGCCGCCGTTCAGGGTTATTGTATCATTTCCGCTCCCAAGGCGCAGATCGCCTACAATATCGCCTGTGTTTACAAGGCTGAATGTGCTTGTGTTGGCACTTACATCAATAGCCGTTGCTGTGCCGGTATCTGTGTCTTCTCTCTGTGCCAAAAGAACACTGTTGTTGGTGATGCTTTTAAGGGTGCCGGAAAGGTCGATAATGGCGGTAGCACTTTTGCCGGTACCGCGCGCGCTTGCCGTAAGGTTACCGTCGTTTACCAGCTCTGTCATGCTGCCATTTTCAGTGATCATCACACCGACAGCATTGCCGCCGGGGCCTTCCACTGTAACATCATCTGTTGTGGTGGATGAAATATTACTGTCTACGTCAACGGTGCCCGCATTATGGAAACGGCTAACCGTGGCATAATCCCCCACCGTAATGCCGGTTGAATCAGCGTCCCCCGCGACAACACTCAAGGTGCCGGTATCAAAATGGATGCCACCTTCAATAACAGCGCGGTTACTGGCGTCTTCGCCTTCAATAATGATACCTTTGGATTCAAGGCCGTAGGTAGAGCCATTCACCTGAATGCCGCCGCGGTGCACAAGGCCGTAATCCAGCCCGTCAACCGTGCCAATGGTTAGCCCGCCGTTGATATGCAGCGCTGGGGTGCCTGCCGTTGTGGTGATAATGCTGTCTGCGGTAATGTCGTCTTCGCCGTCACCGTCTAGGTCGGTTTCGTTATCCGCGCCAATACCGTCCAGCAGCACGCCGCCTGTAATATTGTTCTCAATATAAACGGCAGCTTTACCGGGGATAGCATCAACTTCGTTGCTGTCAGCATCCGTTGTTGTACCACGCCCTGCCCGAATAGTGCCCCGGTTAATAAAGCCACCATCAATTTCACCCGATACATTAACGCCCGTACCCTCAGGGTTGCTGGACAGAATGGTCCCGGTGTTCAGGAACGTGCCTGTCAGGTTACCTTGAATGTCCACAGCCACGCTGCGGCTGCCTACTGTGGTAATTTCGCCATTGTTTGTCAGGTCGCCTGTCATATTGCTGCCAAGCAGCAGGCCGCGGCTATCACCGCCCCAAACATTAATGTCGCCGTTTTCTGTAACGGTAATGTCGCCCGTTAGGCCAAACGCGCCAGAAAGTTCCAGCCCGATGTTTGATGTGGGTGTTTCATCGTCGTCAAACGTATCTTCTGGGGCTGCCACATTGATTGTGCCATCAACTGTAATATCTGCTAAGAGATTAGCGGTTGAGGCATCAAGGAACAGGCCGCGCCCTGCGGCTAGGTCTTCAGAGGTGATACTACCGGTTTGCACAAGGTTATGAGGGCCATTCACCGTGAGGGCTGTACCAGATGTTACCGTGATCGAACCACCTGAATCAATGGTTAGGGTGCCAGCTCCAGCGCCCAGTTCATCTGTGGTGGTTGTGCTGCTGGTGCGGTCATCTGTTATGGTTTCATCGGCGGCATACACTTCTGTTGCCATCATGGCAGACACAAGGGCAATGGTGGAAACGCGCATGTAATATGACTTTGAAATCGATTTGGTGAAAAGCACTTTTTTTCCTCGTTTCGGGTAACTACCCCAATATTTGCCGCTATCGTAACCGGGCCGGATTATGAATGAAATCATTTTATCGGTTTTATAGTATTTTCCATGCCGGTATAAAGCTGAACGCCAGATTAATTTTAGCTTGAAAACTTACCCTATATACGAATTTTGTCCCCGGTTACCTTCTGTTTGAATTCTAATGCCTGTTATACTGCTAAAAATGGCAAGTTTACGGCGCTGTTACCGTGCTGTTTAAAGACTGTGAGGTAATCAATCAAGCCCGCGCAGCATACGCACGCTGTTTGAGGCAAATTCCCGCCGGATAAGTACCAGCAAAACCACAATGGTAGCGGCGACAAAAAACACGGGCCCAACAAACCACGCTAGCCCGGCAAGTGCAAAAAAATAGGCCCGAATCCCCCGGTTATAGCTGTGCCCAGATGTGGAACTAAGGCTGGTTGCCACTGTAATGCGGTTTTGTTTTGCTGCGGCATTTTGGTTTGGTGCTGTGTCTGGCATGCCGCCAATAATAATGGCGCAGTAGTTTGCGGTTCTAAACGCCCAGGCAAACTTGAAAAAAGCATAGACAAATATGCCCAAAAGAAAGCAGAACCTGAGCGTTAGCCCGTCTGTGGTAACCGGGTTAATAAGCGGCAGGTGGGAAAAGGTAACCGCCAGCTTTTCGGCATAGCCAAGGGCTGCAATAAGACCGCCCATAACCAGCACAGTAGACGATGCAAAAAAGCTAATGCCGGTAATAAGGGTGCGCAGTACATTGGTGTCTACAATTTTTACCTCGCGGGAACTGGCTTCCGTAAGCCACCGGAGGCGCTGCCGGTCCATCGCGTATGAGATTGATTTTTTATGCAGGGAACTGTGATCTGCCACATAGGTATAGCCTATCCACACAAGCAAAAAAAATGACACCACAAGCACATCAGCCATACTCACGCCAAAAATAACAAGTTTTTCAATCATGGAGTATCCCGGAACAGTGACAGGTGCATTCTATTGTATTTATCATGCTACAGGAATGTTTTGATTAAAAGGCTATAGTTGCAGTGTTTGTTAATTTGCATGTGACCAAAAAAGAGAATGCGACACATTCGCACACATGTGTTATTAACGATTACCAAATAGGTTGGGTACCCAAATGGTTTGCTTACCCAAATGGTTTGCTTACCCAAATGGTTTGCTTACATAGTGTAGCTGGTAACGGCGTTTCAGGAGATCAGAATGCGGCTTTTATGGCTGTGTGCGGGGTGGCTTGCGTTAGGGCTTGGAATTATCGGCATTTATCTGCCGCTTTTGCCAACCACGCCCTTTTTGCTGCTGGCCAGTTTCTGTTTCTCGAAAGGGTCTGAACGTATCCATGCTTGGCTTATGGGGCACGCATGGTTTGGCCCGCCGATTCAGGAATGGAACCAGCACGGGGCGATTGCACCGCGGGTTAAGTGGCTTGCAACAGGCATGATTATATTTTCTGTCGTGCTAAGCTTTTTATACGGCGTTCCTTTATATGCCTTTATAATACAGCTTGTTATTCTGGTGTGTGTTTCCTTTTTTATCCTGACCCGGCCAAACCCACCTACAGGCTAGATTTAGTGACTGAAAGTAGCTGTTTTAAGCTGTTTTGATAAATAGCGATTGCGCTGCCCTTTGGGCTGGCTTATGTCATTTATACGCTTTGTGTTCGGAGGATAAAATGGCGGCCAGCCAGATACAGCGCGGCATGTTTTACATGGCCATTTATACAGTTCTGCAGTCGCTTGTCTGGGGTATTGTGCGCTATGTTGGCGACGATCTTTCAACCGCTACCCTGTTTTTCTTCCGAAATCTTATTGGCTTTTGCACCATAATACCCTTGTTTATGAAGCAGGGGCCTGCGCTTTTTAAAACCGATAAACTTCGCTTCCACTTGCTACGGGCAGCTTTTGCTTTTATTGGCGGTTTTTCGGTGTTTTTTGCAGTGGCACACGCGCCGCTTGCCTCGGTTGTTGCCATGACCTATGCCGCCCCGGTTTTTGCAGGCGTTTTTGCTATGGTGGTCTTTAAGGAAGGTGTAACCCTGCGCCGTATTGTAGCGCTTGGCATTGGTTTTATTGGTGTTCTGATTGTTTTAAAACCCAGTTTTGAGATGGAAGTGGCGGGCATGATTGCCGCTATTATTGCGACTATCACCACGGCGGGGGCTTTTCTTGTGGTGAAAAAACTATCGGGAACAGAACGCTCTGAAACCGTTGTGGCATATCCGTTTGTGCTTATTCTGCCCTTTAGTGCGCTTTATGCAGTAACAGACTGGACAAGCCCCACAGGTATAGAGTGGTTGCTGGTTCTGTTTATTGGCCTTGGCACCGCTATTTCGCAGTTTTATATGGTGAAAGCCTTTGCAGCGGCTGACGCCAGCGCGGTTTTACCAATAGATTTTTTACGCCTTGTGGTGGCGGCCATTTTGGGCATTGCACTTTTCGGGGATGTGTTTGACGTGCAGGTGGTGTTAGGTGCTGCTGTTATTCTGTCCGTTACGGTCTATACGGCCCGGCGCGAAAAGCGTGCAGAGCGCCTTAAAGCAGAATTGCTGGCGGCAAAAACTGCGGCAGAATAGGCTTGCTGCAAGGTAGATATGGTATTTCTTTTCTTAGAAAAGTGTGCATTTTATCATGGTGAAAGCAGGCATCCTGTTTTATAGAAAAGCCATGGCATTATAATAGCCAACACCAAAAACAAGTATCGATACAGCAATCGATACCGATAAATTTAATATGACAGCAGCTGGTTATGGGGCCAAAAACCCTGTCAGATATACCGGTAAAGGAAGTTGATCTGGACAAGCGCATACAGTTGACCGTTGCGGCTGTGTATTTCATGGCATTTATGGGTATCGCCATGCCGTACCCTGTGATCACACCTTTATTCATGAGCGGCGCTATTGAAACACCGTTCACGCGCGAGGCTGCCCTTGGCATTGCGCTGGCTGTTTATCCTATTGGCCTGTTTTTTGGGGGCGGGACACTTGGGTCGTTCTCTGACAAATATGGTCGGCGGCCCGTGCTTTTATTTTCGCTGGTTTTAACCGCTTTTTGTATGTTGTGGTCTGCCTATGCGATCAGGGAAGAAGATTTTTGGCAATTTGTAATTAGCCGTGCGGTGACGGGCTATTTTGAAGCCAACAGCTCTATTGCCCGCGCCATGCTTACCGATATTACCAAAGGGGAAAGCAAAGCATCGTCTTTTGCTGTCCTTGGGGTGGCTGGTTATAGCGGCTATTTGATAGGCCCCATTATAAGTGGCTATCTGGC
Proteins encoded:
- a CDS encoding efflux RND transporter permease subunit, whose amino-acid sequence is MNIARYAIDKPVNTWIIILACLLGGLWGLATVGRLEDPAFTVKQAIVVTQYPGATATEVEDEVTEVLESAIQQLSQLKKITSKSMPGYSEIQVEIKDKYNSETMPQVWDELRRKVGDARSSLPEGVGAPVVNDDFGDVFGMFYAVTANGFSDEEKRDIAHYLRRELLTVPGVAKVSTAGEPEETIYVEVSNKQLIGLGIPVSEVLKTIQSENAVTSAGSIRVDDQRIRVSMQSSFDSVEAIQALRVGLPGSTEQISLTDIATISREPTETPSQFIRFNGESAFTLAVAGVSDANIVEVGQAVDARFAELEDRIPLGVKISPVYEQHKVVDTAINDFILNLAISVVIVIGVLCLFMGWRMSLVVGVTLLLTVMGTVFFMGIFNIEMERISLGALIIAMGMLVDNAIVIAEGMLINVQKGMSAREAASDSAARTQFPLLGATFIGIMAFAGIGLSPDATGEFLFSLFAVIGISLTLSWILAITVTPLMGHYLLKPQVGDATMYSGRFYGVYRRFLQRALKASGLTVVVLVVLTGLSFYGFGFVKQAFFPSSNTPMFYVNYLLPQGVDINATKRDAEEIEKIILGKEGVESVATFVGRGATRFMLTYQPEQPNSAYTQFIVTMTDRKLIDPLAADLRRIISEQYPSAEVRTDRLVFGPGGGAKIEARFSGEDSEELRRLAQKAMDVMHGSSSVIDIRQDWRQKELTITPRVSSARTLQAGVSRTDVAETLAFATTGVRAGTYREGDRLIPIVARPPVDERLNANRLRERLVWSATSQVYVPITQVVTSFDTVPEEVLVRRLNRARTLTVQANPADGLTTPQGLEGIKASVEAIPLKPGYHLEWGGEYESSRDAQASLGSQLPLTMVIMLVISVLLFGRVKQPLIIWLVVPMALVGVAAGLLISGLPFSFTALLGLLSLSGMLMKNAIVLVDEIDMQISEDITPGDAIVEASVSRLRPVFLAAATTILGMLPLLGDAFFASMAVTIMGGLAFATVLTMVAVPVLYKLIFGIK
- a CDS encoding autotransporter outer membrane beta-barrel domain-containing protein, whose product is MLFTKSISKSYYMRVSTIALVSAMMATEVYAADETITDDRTSSTTTTDELGAGAGTLTIDSGGSITVTSGTALTVNGPHNLVQTGSITSEDLAAGRGLFLDASTANLLADITVDGTINVAAPEDTFDDDETPTSNIGLELSGAFGLTGDITVTENGDINVWGGDSRGLLLGSNMTGDLTNNGEITTVGSRSVAVDIQGNLTGTFLNTGTILSSNPEGTGVNVSGEIDGGFINRGTIRAGRGTTTDADSNEVDAIPGKAAVYIENNITGGVLLDGIGADNETDLDGDGEDDITADSIITTTAGTPALHINGGLTIGTVDGLDYGLVHRGGIQVNGSTYGLESKGIIIEGEDASNRAVIEGGIHFDTGTLSVVAGDADSTGITVGDYATVSRFHNAGTVDVDSNISSTTTDDVTVEGPGGNAVGVMITENGSMTELVNDGNLTASARGTGKSATAIIDLSGTLKSITNNSVLLAQREDTDTGTATAIDVSANTSTFSLVNTGDIVGDLRLGSGNDTITLNGGTLDGDIFFNTGSDKLVLKNDASFFGSLDFGGSLDLTVNDSDLALGQTDTLHVSNATFTGNTNLVFAVNPRSQLAGAIVVDNTLSASSSVNITPVLQNFAVGEQSFDLITAGNISFADASATLALVDTPYLFDITLGEIDGATTSTVTLDIRAKSAAELAVSAPLTALYDNMISTSVDLDAELERNLAGLTTKGGVEDALSSMLPDVTNASFNVALASKRQFEGHLADRLTDFMVAEKFVGGGWAREVTNYGKLSAGQSQLDGKLLSVGVTFGYDAPVSKNIAVGVSTGFTLNGVNGVKPVDSQFSSFAPFISAYGLGRAGDFYLGAQVVGQYTSIERERTLTFGDLDRLVESTASGWNLAATAEAGYELHLGGMFLKPYGRISMQSYSEGGYTEEGGSSANLEVGKRSFSRTEGTFGASLGYDFKWEKSRYNTSIIRPEIFYSYTKAISGSDPDALESIFVAGDTKFALEIDQMSETVEQMGGAFSIFGDGATAQIHYAHEKLDDLTGHAVSFNFALTF
- a CDS encoding DUF599 domain-containing protein, which translates into the protein MIEKLVIFGVSMADVLVVSFFLLVWIGYTYVADHSSLHKKSISYAMDRQRLRWLTEASSREVKIVDTNVLRTLITGISFFASSTVLVMGGLIAALGYAEKLAVTFSHLPLINPVTTDGLTLRFCFLLGIFVYAFFKFAWAFRTANYCAIIIGGMPDTAPNQNAAAKQNRITVATSLSSTSGHSYNRGIRAYFFALAGLAWFVGPVFFVAATIVVLLVLIRREFASNSVRMLRGLD
- a CDS encoding YbaN family protein; this encodes MRLLWLCAGWLALGLGIIGIYLPLLPTTPFLLLASFCFSKGSERIHAWLMGHAWFGPPIQEWNQHGAIAPRVKWLATGMIIFSVVLSFLYGVPLYAFIIQLVILVCVSFFILTRPNPPTG
- a CDS encoding DMT family transporter; the encoded protein is MAASQIQRGMFYMAIYTVLQSLVWGIVRYVGDDLSTATLFFFRNLIGFCTIIPLFMKQGPALFKTDKLRFHLLRAAFAFIGGFSVFFAVAHAPLASVVAMTYAAPVFAGVFAMVVFKEGVTLRRIVALGIGFIGVLIVLKPSFEMEVAGMIAAIIATITTAGAFLVVKKLSGTERSETVVAYPFVLILPFSALYAVTDWTSPTGIEWLLVLFIGLGTAISQFYMVKAFAAADASAVLPIDFLRLVVAAILGIALFGDVFDVQVVLGAAVILSVTVYTARREKRAERLKAELLAAKTAAE